GCTCAGCTGCTGGTAGAGGAAGGCGATGATGCCCAGCGCCAGCACCAGGGCCCCAATAGTGAGAATGTTTCGCATAGCAGTGGGGCCCCGGGCGCAGCCGCCCGGGACTGGTCATTAAATCGTGGTATTGGGGTCGAACTGCTCTAGGTAGTCGGCCACTTTGCGCACAAACATGCCGCCGAGCGAGCCGTCGACCACGCGGTGGTCGTAGCTGTGGCTCAGGAACATGAACTGGCGCACGCCGATGAGGTCGCCCTGCGGGGTTTCTATCACGGCGGGCTTCTTCTTGATGGCCCCCACGGCCATAATGGCCACCTGCGGCTGCATGATGATGGGCGTGCCCATAATGTTGCCAAACGAGCCCACGTTGCTTAGGGTGTAGGTGCCGCTTTCGAGGTCGGCGGGCGTGAGCTTGTTAGCGCGGGCGCGGTTGGCCAGGTCGTTCACCTTCTTGCTCAGGCCGTTGAGGTTGAGCTGGTCAGCCTTGTGAATGACCGGCACGATGAGGTTGCCGCTGGGCAGGGCCACGGCAATGCCGATGTTGATGTCCTTTTTCTTGATGATGTAATCGCCGTCCACCGAAACGTTGATGTTTGGGAAATCCTGGATGGCGCGGGCCACGGCCTGGATGAATAGGGGCGTGAAGGTGAGGTTTTCGCCCTCGCGCTTCTTATAGGCGTCCTTGTGCTTGTTGCGCCAGTTCACCAGCTCCGTCACGTCGGCTTCTACGAAGCTGGTGACGTGCGGCGCGATGCGCTTCGAATCGACCATGCGCTGGGCAATCATCTTGCGCATCCGGTCCATTTCAATCAGCTCCTGGCCGCCGCTCACGCTGGGCACCGGCTTGGCCGCGGGGGCTTGGTCGTTGGCGTTGGGAACCGGGGCCGCTACGGGAGCGGGCGCGGCCGGGCGCGGCGCGGGTGCTGGTTCCAGCGGGGCGGGCGGCGTGGCTACCGGGGCCTGCGGCACCAGCGAAGGCTTGCCCGCCGCCACGTAGTCGAGGATGTCCTTTTTGGTGACGCGGTTTTCCTTGCCCGTGCCGGGCAGGTATTCCAACGCGCTCAGGCTCACGCCTTCCTCGCGGGCAATGCTGAGTACGAGCGGCGACAGGAACCGGCCGGGCTGGTGCGGGGCCCCACCGGCGGCTTGAACCGCTTCGGGGTCGTCGGGCTCGGGTAGGTAAGGTACCTCGGGGGCCGGGGCGCTGCCGTTGGTGCTGGCCGGCGCGGCGGCCTGCGCAGCGGGCGCCGGGGCGCCGGGCGTTGCCGAAGCTGCTGCGCCCACCTCCGTTTCGATGACGGCGATGGGGGCCCCCACGGCCACGACCTGGCCTTCCTGCACCAGAATCTCGGCCAGGGTGCCGGCGTGGGTGGCAGGCACTTCAGTGTCTACTTTGTCGGTGGCTACTTCCAGCACCGATTCGTCTTGCTCGATGGCGTCGCCGACTTGCTTGAGCCATTTTAAGACGGTGCCTTCCATGATGGATTCGCCCATCTTGGGCATCGTCATTTCCACTCGTGCCATAAGGTGCGGGGGTGTTTTGGGGTAAGGGATGGGGTGGGATGGGGAGGCCGTAAAGGTAGCCAGAAAGCCCCCGGCGCACGGCGCGCCGGGGGCTGGCAGCGAATCGCACGGCCCGGGGCCCTGTGTTGGGGCCCCGGCCAGGTCGTTAGTCGACGGTCAACCGCTGAATGTCCTCCTCGCCCAATTCGTCGCCGGCGGTGGCCGGGGCCGGGCGGTAGGTGGTGAAGCAAATGCTACGGTTCGACGCGTACTTGTTGGCCGGGTCGTTGATGATGACTACGTGGCCAAACGTGCCAAATTCCTTGCCCTGCCAGAGCAGCGTTTTCTTGCGGCCCAGCGCCGGCTGGTTCAGCACATTGGCGTAGATGAGCCGGCCCCCGCCGGGCCGGGGCTTGGCGTACAGCACGGTGCTTTCGATGTTGCCAGTACACGGTGGCGTGCACGCGGGCAGGAGCAGGGCCCCGGCGCATAGCAGCCAGCGCCCGGCGGCTCCCCAATAACCTAACAAGTTTTGCATGGCCAAAAATAGGATACGCACCGGCCCGCTTACGCCTGTCCCGTTAGCCGCTGCCACAGTAGCGCCAGCACCGACTGGGCGGTGTAGGTGATGTTCAGGGCCCGGCCGCGGTCAAAGCTAATTTGCCGGCTCACCGTGCCTTGGGCGTCGGCGACGGCAAAGCAGATGGTGCCCACGGGCTTCTCGGGGGTGCCGCCGCCGGGACCGGCAATGCCGCTGGTGGCCACGGCCACGCTGGCACCCAGGCGCTGGCGAGCCCCTTCGGCCATGGCCCGCACGGTGGCTTCGCTTACGGCGCCACTTGTAGCCAAGGTTTCGGCGGGCACGTTTAGCTCACTCATTTTGATGTCGTTGTGGTACGCCACTACGCTGCCGCGGAAGTAGCTTGAGCTACCCGGCACGCCCGTGATGCGGTGCGCCACCAAGCCCCCGGTGCAGCTCTCGGCGGTGGCCAACGTTAGGCCCTTTGCCAGCAGCAGCTGGCCGATGGCGGCCTCCAGGGTCGTTTCTTCTTCGGCAAAAATGTAGGGCCCCGCCCGCTCGCGCAGCGCTGGCAGCAGCGCCAGCATGCGGCCGCGCAGGTCGGCTTGGCCGTCGTCGGAGCCCGTCAGACGCAGGCGCACGGCCCCCAGGCTGGGCAGGTAGGCCAGCTTGAAGTTGGGCGGGAGGGCGTCTTCCCAATCAGTAATTTTCTCGGCTAGGTACGACTCGCCTAAGCCCACGGTCATCACCACCACGTGCTCGATGGGCGCGAGGGCGAACCGCGCGCGCAGGCGCGGCAGCACCTCGTCGGTCATCAGCTTCTTCATCTCAAAGGGCACGCCGGGCATGCTCACGAACACCGTCCCCTGGTCCTCGAACCACATGCCGGGGGCCGTGCCCACGGCGTTGAACAGCACCTGGCAGTTGGCCGGCACCAGGGCCTGCTGGCGGTTCACGTCGAGCATGGGCCGGTTATAGCGCCGGAAAAACTCGGTAACGTGGGCCAGCGTGGGTTCGTCCATCACCAGCTCGCTGCCGAAGTAGCGGGCCAGTACGTGCTTGGTCAGGTCGTCCTTCGTGGGCCCCAAGCCCCCGGTGATGAGCACCACCCGGGCCCGCTGCCGGGCTTGGTCGAGGGCCCCCACAATCTCGTCGGCACGGTCGGATACCGACGAAATCTGGCGCACGCGCAGCCCAATTTTGGCCAATTCCTGGCCCATGAAGGCCGAGTTGGTGTCAACAACCTGGCCGTAGAGCAGCTCGTCGCCAATGGTCATAATTTCAACGTCGGGCGGGGCGGGGCGGGAAGAAGCGGGGGGCATGGAAAGGGGCACGCGAGGCGAGGGGTGAAGAAGATAAAAACAAATTTGGCGGGAAAATTGCGTCACTTTGCAATCGCGCCGGCACTACGACAGCCACACCGGCTGCTGGGTTTTCCAGCCGCGCCTTTTTTTATTGCCATGTCTACCCGCCTTGCCACCCTGCTACTAACTGCTGGCCTACTGACCGCCGCCCCCGCCGTTCGGGCCCAGACCACCAAAAAAACCACCACTACCACTAAAACCATGGCTGCGAAAACGGCCGCTGCCAAAGCTGCCGCTACCAAGGCCGCCGCGGCCAAAACAGCCGCCGCGAAAGCCGCTGCTGCCAAGGTAGCCGCCGCCAAAGCCGTTGCCACGCCCGCCCCGGCCCCCGTGGCACCGCTCACCGAGGCCGAGGCCAGCGCCGGTATCAAAGATGCCCTTAACAAGGGCGTGACCAAGGCCGTGGAATTCGCGTCGGAGAAGGACGGCTTTAACCTCAACGACGACATTCACATCCCGTTCCCAGAGGACATGGTATTGATGAAGAGCACGCTGGGCCGCCTGCCCGGCATGAGCACGGTGGTCTCGACGTTCGAAACCCAGCTCAACCGCGCCGCCGAGGCTGCCGCGCCCAAAGCCAAGGACATCTTCCTATCCGCCCTGACCAACATCAGCCTAACCGACGCGCTGAGCTTGGTTACGAGCAGCTCGACGGACGCGGCCACGCAGTTCCTGCGCAAGTCGACCGAGGCCCAGTTGGTGGCAGCCTTCAAGCCCGATATCACCGCGGCCATCAGCCAGGTGGGGGCCGAGGCCGCTTATACCAAAATGACTACCCAATACAACCGCATTCCGCTGATGACGCCGGTGCAAACCGACCTTTCGGCCTATACCACCCAGAAAGCTGTGGACGGCATTTTTATCCTCATGGCCCAGGAAGAAGCCAAAATCCGCCGCAACCCCGCCGCTCGTACCACCGACTTGCTCAAGCGCGTGTTCGCGACCAAGTAGGTGGCGGTTTAGGGCCCCGGCCCACAAAGAAGCCCCGGCTGCACTGCGCAGCTGGGGCTTTTTTGCGGGCCGGGGCCCTCGGTTAGAAATCGTCGCTGTCAAAGCTGCTACTGCGGCCGCGGGGGGTAAAGCCATCGTCCTCGTCTTCGTCGTCGCCAAAACTGTCGTCTTCGTCGTCGAGCGAGCCAAATCCGCTGCGCTCGGCGCTGTCGGCATTGTCGGCGTTTTCGGCGGCTACGTGCTCGGCTTCGGTCATGCCGGCCAGGTCCAGGGCTTCGTCGTGGCTCGAACCGGTGTCGCGCCACATCAGGTAGTCGGCGTACTTGGCCGAAAGTTGGTCTTCGGGATTGCCCAATGCCTTGGCGCCGCCTTGGGCGGCGTAAGAATCGAGGGTGTCGTCGTCGTCGAGCAAGTCGTCGTCCAGGTCGTCGTCGTGGTCAATCATGGCCGGGGCGGAATAAAATAAGGGTGGAGGATAAAGACAGAAACGGCGGCGAAGATACGCGCCGTAGCAAAACGGAGTTCCCCCAAAAAGCAGGTTTGGGCCCCCAGAAGCAATGTTTTTTTAAAAATGACCGCATTAGCAGCTCCGTAGCGGCGGGCAACTACCGGCTAAAAATAGCAAGCGGTTAGGAAAACAGCATGCGCCTAGCGCGGCCGTGCCGCCTGGAAATCCGTCACCAACAGCTCTTCGTCGCAAAAGGCGTACTCAGCCGGCACGTTGGAGCTGAGCAGCACCGTGCGGCCGGCGCGGGTGGCGCGCACGTGCTCCTGGAACCAGGCCGCCCCCGTAGCGTCGAGGTTGGTAGTGGGCTCGTCGAGCAGCAGCAGCGGCGCATCGGCGTACAGGGCCAAGCCCAGCTTGAGGCGCTGCTTCATGCCCGACGAAAACTCGCGCACCAGCCGCTGCCGGGCCCCCTCCAGGTACATAATGCCCACGAGGCCATCCAGGGACACGCCCGGTCGCAACGGCTTGAACTGAGTATGGAAGCGCAGCAGCTCGGTCAGGGTCAGCTCCTCCAGTAGGTCGAGGTAGGGGGCGGCGTAGGCCAGGTGCCGGGGTACGTCCTCCACGGCCAGGGGCTGGCCGGCCAGGGTGTAGGCCAGGGTGCCCTCGGTGGGCAGCAACTGGCCCGATAAGGTGTTGAGCAGCGTGCTTTTGCCGGCGCCATTTGGCCCCAGCACGGCCGTGGCGCTGCCGGGCCGAAACGTGCGCGTGAGGCCCCGGTAAATCCAGTCGCGCTGGTAGCGCTTGCCCAGGCCGGTGGCGTCAATATGCAAGTAGGAGTCAGTTGTCAATTGCTAGTTGTTAGTGATGAGCTATCAATTGTCAGAAGATTTATGAACCACTGACTGACAACTAGCAACTGACAACAAGCAACTAGGTTCTTCTAATCGGCACCCTCGTCGAGGCCTTTTTTGCCGGGGCCCTTGATGATGCCGCGGCTGGCGGCCCGCACAAACGCCACAGCCAACTCGCGCTGGGTTGAGGCGGGCACTTCGGCCTCGATGCGCGCCAAGGCCTCCTGGGTGTTCTGGCCGCTCAGAAACACGATGCGGTACAGGTCCTGAATTTCAAGGATTTGCTGCTCGCTGAAGCCGCGGCGGCGCAGGCCCACCGAGTTCACCCCGGCGTAGGTGAGGGGCTCGCGGGCGGCCTTTACGAAGGGCGGCACATCTTTGCGCACCAGCGAGCCGCCGCCGATGAAAGCGTGGGCCCCCACGCTCACAAACTGGTGGATGGCCGTCATGCCCCCCAAAATGGCCCAGTCGCCTACCTGCACGTGCCCCGCCAGCTGCACCGCGTTTGAAATCACGCAGTGGTCGCCCACCACGCAGTCGTGGGCCACGTGCACATAGGCTTGCAGCAGGCAGTGGGCCCCCACCACGGTGCGGCCGCGGTCCACGGTGCCGCGGTTCACGGTCACGCACTCGCGCAGCACGGTGTAGTCGCCCACGTGGGCGGTGGTGTGCTCGCCGGCAAACTTGAGGTCTTGCGGAATGGCCGACACCACGGCGCCGGGGAAGATCTGGCAGTGGGCCCCGATGCGGGCCCCGGCCATGATGGTAACGTTGGGCCCCACCCACGTGCCTTCGCCAATCTCCACGTCTGCGGCAATGGTCGTAAACGGCTCAACGGTGACGCCTGGGGCCAGGCGGGCGTCGGGGTGAATGTGGGCGAGGGGTGAAATCATTGCGGGAGCTGAGAGCTATTAGCGGACAGCTGTTAGCTTTTAGTAGGGAATTACGGGCAAAGAACGCCAACGGCCACCGGCCGATGGCTGGGGCCCGCGGCTAGGCGTTATCCTTGCGCACGATGGCAGCACTCATTTCGGCGTCCATCACCACCTTGCCGTTCACAAAGGCCTGGCCTTTCATTTTGGCAATGCCGCGCTTGACCGGAGCCAGCAGCCAGCAGTGGAAAATGAGGGTGTCGCCGGGGATAACCTTCTTACGGAAGCGGCAGTTTTCGATGCCCAGGAAGTATTGCCAGTAATTTTCGGGGTCGGGCACGGTGTTCATAACCAGGATGCCGCCGGTTTGGGCCATGGCCTCCACCTGCAGCACGCCGGGCATCACCGGGTTGCCGGGGAAGTGGCCTTGGAAGAACTGCTCGTTCATGGTCACGTTCTTCACCGCCGTCACCATCTGCGAGTCCAGGTAAATCACCTTGTCGAGCAGCAGAAACGGGTAGCGGTGGGGCAGCACCTGCATGATGCGGTTGACGTCCATCACCGGCTCGCGGGCGGGGTCGTACACCGGCACGGGGTTAGAAGCCACCTCCAGCATCTTCTTTTTGATCTTCTTGGCGAAGGCCACGTTGGCTGCGTGGCCGGGGCGAGCGGCCAGAATCTGGCCCTTTAGCGGGCGGCCCACCAGGGCGAGGTCGCCCACCAAGTCGAGCAGTTTGTGGCGGGCGGGCTCGTTCTTGTAGCGCAGGTCCACGTTGTTGAGGATGCCTTCCTTCTTGACGCTCACGCGGGGCTTGCCCAGCATTTTGGCCAAGTCGTTCAGTTCCTCGTCGGCCACCACGCGGTCCACCACCACAATGGCGTTGCTCAGGTCGCCGCCCTTGATGAGGTTGGACTTGTAGAGGTGCTCCAGCTCGTGCAAAAAGCAAAAGGTGCGCGACGAAGCTATTTCGTCGGAGAACTGCGCGATGTCGGCCAGCGTGGCGTGCTGCGAGCCCAGCACCGGCGAGTTGTAGTCCACCATCACCGTGAGGCGGTAGTCGGAAAGCGGCAGGGCGGCAATTTCTACGCCCCGCGCGTTGTCCATGTACCGGATGGTGTCGGGTATTTCGTAGTAGTTGCGCAGCGCGTTTTGCTCTTCCAGGCCCACGCTTTGCAGGGCGTGGATGAACTCGGCCGACGAGCCGTCCATGATGGGCGGCTCGGGGCCCGAGAGCTGAATCAGTACGTTGTCGAGCTGCAAGCCCACCAGGGCGGCCAGCGTGTGCTCCACGGTGTTTACCCGGGCCCCGTTCTGCTCGATGGTGGTGCCCCGCGAGAGGTCCACCACGTTGTCCACATCGGCGTCGACGATGGGCTGGCCGGGCAAATCCACGCGCTGAAATTTGTAGCCGTGGCCAATAGGGGCGGGGCAGAAGGTCATCGTGGCCTCCACGCCGGTGTGCAGCCCAATGCCGCGCACCGTCACGGGCGCTTTGATGGTGTGTTGCTTGTCGTTCATTCTGGTTAGTTGTCAGCTGGTAGCTACCAGCGGTTTTGGTAGTAGGAGACCGAAAGCTCCGACAACCAACCACTGCTAACTAACAACCGAGGGGCTGCAAAGCTAGGGCTTTTCCGGTGCGTTTGCTGTCTGTTCGAGGCGTTCGACGCGATGCAAGATTGCGGGTAGGTTGCGGTACACCACCAGCACCCGCTGGCTTTGGTTGAGGTCCAGGGCGGGACGGCCCTGGAGGATGCGGCCCTCTCCCTTTACCGATTTGTGCACGCCGGTTTGGGCCGCGAGGGTGGTTTTATTGGCCAGCGTAATGTGGCCCGCGATGCCCACTTGCCCGCCTAACAGGCAGTAATCGCCAATTTTCGTCGAGCCCGAAATGCCCGTTTGGCCGGCGATGACCGTGTGGCGGCCAATTTCTACGTTGTGGCCCACCTGCACGAGGTTGTCGATTTTGCTGCCCTCGCCCACCCGCGTCGTGCCCATGGTGGCGCAGTCCACGGTGGTGTTGGCCCCAATGCTCACGTAGTCGCCGAGTACCACGTTGCCGATCTGGGGGATGGGGAGGTAGCTGCCGTCGGGCTGCGGGGCGAAGCCAAAGCCGTCGGTGCCCACCACGGCCCCCGCCTTAACGACGCAGAACCGACCGATAACCGTATCGGGGTAGATTTTGGCCCCGGCGTGAATCACGCTGCCCTCGCCAATCGTCACCCGGTCGCCGATGTAGGCGTGCGGAAAGACGAGCACGTTGGGGCCCAGCTGGCAATTTTCGCCGATGTAGGAAAAGGCCCCGCGGTAGTGCCCGGGGCCCACCGTGGCCGTGGCGGCCAGGTACGCCGGCTCTTCCACGCCGCGCTTGCCCATGCGCGTGGCCTGGGCATAAAATTCAAGCAGCTTGGTGAAAGCCGAGTAGGGGTCGGCCACCCGCACCAGGGAAGTAGCTACGGCGTGGCGCAGCACCAAGTCGGGGCTCACAATCACGGCCGAAGCCTGGGTGTCGTAGAGGAAATGCTCGTATTTGGGGTTGGAAAGGAAAGCCAGGGCCCCGGCTTGGGCTTCCTCAATTTTAGCTAAGCCTGTCACGCGCCGGGTGGCGTCGCCCTCCACGGTGCCCCCGAGCACCTCCGCAATTTGTTGAACGGTAAATTCCATAGGCGGGCAAAAATAGTTGTTGGTTGGTAGTTGTCAGTTGTTAGAAACGACCGACGGACTTCTGCGAGCAGCCGGACAACTGACAACCAATAACTGACAATTAAATTATTTCCTTCGGGTAGCAGATGTAGAACTTATCCACCCGCTGGCTCAGGGCCCTAATGTTGGGCAGGTCCGAGGCGTCCATCACGTTCACCACCTCGCCTTTTTTGGTGAGGATGTTGATGGGTTCCTGGCTGCGGGCGTCGTAGGCGCTGTTGCTCAGGCGGCCGGCAATCATGAGCAGGGCGGCTTCGGCGGGTGGCAGTTGGAAGTGCTCGGCAATCAGCTCCTGGATGCCGAGCTTGAAGTCGTCGTCGAACGGCGCGGGCGCAATCACGATCTTCAGCAAGTTGCGGTTCAGCAAACTTTTGGCCAGGTAGCTGAGCACCACGTCGGAGTGGGAGGCCCAACCCTTCACCGCCGACCAGATGTCGTAGTCGTCGAGCTCCACGAAGCGGCTCAGGATTTTGGGGTCGGCGGCGAAGTCGGCCAGCGCCACGGCCCGGCCCAGGAAGAAGCCCAGGCAGCTGTTGGCCGGCACGTGCACGCCCTGGCGGGTGAGGTCGCGGGCGCGCTGCACGGCGCGGATCACCATCTGCTCGGCGCTCGTCACCGTTTTGTGCAAGTACACTTGCCAGTACATCAGCCGGCGGCTCACCAGAAAGTTCTCGACCGAGTACACCGCTTTTTCTTCCAGCACCAGCTGCTCGTCCACCACGCGCAGCATTTTGATGAGGCGGTCGGCGCCCGGGCGGCCTTCTTCCACGCCGGTATAAAAGGAGTCGCGGTTGAGGTAGTCGAGCCGGTCCATGTCAAGCTGGCTGCTCACGAGCTGGTGGAAAAACGGCCGGGCGTAGGTCCCCTCGAAGATTTCGATGGCCAGCGTGAGCCGCCCGCCAAACGTTTCATTGAGCCGTCGCATCAGAAACAGCGAGAGTTGCTCATGGGGCACGTCCTGGAAAATGGCCGTTTCCAGGGCGTGCGACAGGGGCCCGTGGCCGACGTCGTGTAGCAAGATGGCGGCCAGCGCGGCCTCGCCCTCGGCGGCCGAAATGGCCACGCCCTTGTCTTTGAGCGTGCGCAGGGCGAGCTGCATCAGGTGCATGGCCCCCAGGGCGTGGTGGAAGCGCGTGTGCAGGGCCCCCGGGTACACAAATCCCGTGAGGCCCAGCTGCTGGATGCGCCGCAACCGCTGAAAATACGGGTGCTCGATGAGGTCGAACAGCAGCTCGGTGGGGATGGTGACGAACCCGTACACGGGGTCGTTGAAAATCTTTTTCTTGTTCACAAGCAAAACGGGCGCATTGGGCCCCACAAAAGAACGACGCCCGGCCCAACTACCGCCACCAGGGCCCCGGCAGCCACCCTTTGGGGCCCCAAGCGCCGGGGCCCCGGCCCGGCCGAAACAACCCGGCCGCCGGTTTTTCGGTACTGCTGAGCGATTACGCGCCGCGCCGAGTACCTATTCCGGCGCGTTTGCCGTTAACCCCCCTGCGGGCCGCTGTTGCGGCGCGCGGCAACACCCGCGGCGGGCCCCAGGGCCCCCGCCCTAGTTCCTACTACCTATGCAAACCACGATTCTCTGGGCCGACGACGAAATTGACCTGCTCAAGCCCCATATTTTATTCCTTAAAGAGAAAGGCTACGACGTAACCCCCGTGAACAGCGGGGCCGACGCCATCGAGGAGATTCAGGAGAAGACCTACGACTTGGTGTTCCTCGACGAGAACATGCCCGGCCTCACCGGCCTGCAAACCCTCACCGAAATCAAGGCCATCCGCCCCACCGTGCCGGTGGTGATGATTACCAAGAGCGAGGAGGAACACATTATGGAAGAGGCCATTGGCTCGAAAATCGCCGACTACCTCATCAAGCCCGTCAACCCCAGCCAGATTCTGCTGTCGGTGAAAAAGGTGCTCGACAACAAGCGCTTGGTGAGTGAAAAAACCAACTCGGGCTACCAGCGCGACTTCCGCCAGCTGGGCATGCAGCTCTCCGACCGCCTTTCGCCCGCCGAGTGGGCCGAGGTGTACAAAAAGCTGGTGTACTGGGAGTTGGAAATCAACGAAACCGAGGGCAAGAGCATGGCCGAGGTGTTTAACATGCAGAAGGACGAGGCCAACACGTACTTCGGCCGCTTCATCACCGAGAGCTACGAGGATTGGGTGAACGGCGACGACAAGAACGCGCCGCTCATGTCGCACCAGCTCTTCAAGGAGCGCGTGTTCCCGACGCTGAAGGCCACCGGCGACACGCCCGTGTACTTCGTACTGATTGACAACTTGCGCTACGACCAGTGGAAAGTGCTCGAACCCATTATCAACGAGCTGTTTACGGTGGACAGCGAGGAAATGTACTACGCCATTCTGCCCACCACCACGGCGTATGCGCGCAACGCCATCTTCTCGGGCATGATGCCGAGTGAGATTCAGAAGAAATACCCCAACCTGTGGGTGGACGACCAGGACGACGAGGGCAAGAACCTGCATGAGGCGGAGTTCATGGAAATCAACTTCCAGAAGAACAACCAGAAGTACCGCCACAGCTACCACAAGGTGACCAACTTGCAGGCTGGCAAGGACTTGTTGGGCAAGATGAGCAACCTGCACAACAACTACAAGTGCAACATCATCGTGTACAACTTCGTGGACATGCTCTCGCACGCCCGCACCGACATGGCCATGATCCGGGAGCTGGCGGCCGACGAGTCGGCCTACCGCAGCCTCACCCGCTCGTGGTTCCTGCACTCGCCGCTGTACGAGATGCTGCAAGTCATTGCCGAGAAAAAGGGCAAGCTCATCATCACCACCGACCACGGCACCATCCGCTGCAAGCGCCCCTACAAAATTGTGGGCGACCGCAACACCAACACCAACCTGCGCTACAAGCACGGCCGCAACCTGGGCTTCGACGAATCGCGCGACGTGTACGTGGTGCGCAAGCCGGAGCGCATTTTCCTGCCCCGCGAGAACGTGAGCACCGCCTACGTGTTCACCGTCGGCGACTACTTCTTCGCCTACCCGAACAACTACAACTACTACGTGAACTATTACAAGGACACGTTCCAGCACGGCGGCATCTCGCTGGAAGAGTGCATCATTCCCTACATCACGCTCACGGCCAAGGGCTAAGAGTGGGTGCTGAATTTATGACTATGAAAAATTTCCTGCTCGCCGGGGCCCTGGTACTGGGCCTGTCGGCGGCGGCTCGGGCCCAAACCGCGCCGCCGCCCGCCGCCACGCCGCCCCCAGTCACCACCACACCCGCCGCCTCTGGGGCCCCATTAAGCCCCGACGCGTCGTCGCCGGGCCTCGCGTCGGATGACCGAGTACGCCTGGGCCAGCAAAAGGACAAGAGCGACCAGCTCCCAAAGCGCAAAAGCCGCCGCGCCAAGGAGAAGGATTTACCAAAGCCCAGCAACTAAGCCGTTTTGATGGCTGCAAAAAAGCCCCGCTGCACACTGTGCGGCGGGGCTTTTTTATGGTGATACGGGACTAATACGCTGTGGCGCTGGTTACTTGGCGGTATTCGTTTCCACGATGGGGCCCCGGGGGGCTACCGTTTCGGTAGCTCGTCGAGGGTCAGTACGCGCGGGTCGTTGTAGAGTGTTTGGGTGGCTTCGACGGAATTATTTTTCTGCAAAAGCTCCGCCCAGGCCATGAAAAATGGCCTTGGTTAAAAGTTTGGTCCAAAGGTTAATTGGTGGGCTTGTCAACTACCAAGAATAGATACTGACAGCGCGTTCCTACAACAGAAAACCTGCCTTTAATGCATTTAGGTGGCTATTTGAGGCGTTGAAGTACATTTTTCTCCTCATGGAGATAAGGTTAATTGTACTTTGATTACTGAACAAGTTTTCTGTACCAAATTGACTGCTTTTGGGGCCAGTTACCCATTCGGCAGGTGGTTGGCTTAGTTGTTCATAAATACGGAGGTGGCTGTTGCAGAACTCCGAGTTGTGCCTGTAATGCCTGCTATTATCGACGTTAACGAGCGAACGAGCACCAAAAACAGCCGTTTTTGGTGCTCGTTCGGTGAAATAGCTTGGGACGCTAGGCCAGTATCCGGGTTCTGCAACAGCCACGGAGGTTTCGCTGAACAAACAGCTCTAATAACCTTTGAATGCAGTATTTTAGCCTGGAACCGCTATGTTTGGGGGCAACTCGCTTAACCTTTGTACCAAACTTTTAACCGAGGCCACTTCCTTGCCGGCCACTTTGCCGCTGTTGGTGACCTGGATGCTGGCCGTGATTTTGCCCGCCAGGGTGGGGGTGCTCAGCTGGAGTTTGCCGTAGGTGAAGGTGGTGTAGCTCAGGCCGTAGCCAAACTCGTAGGCCGGCTTCACCTTGAAGGTGCTGTAGTAGCGGTAGCCCACGTAAATGCCTTCTTCGTAGGTGTTTTCCGAGGGCTTGCCCATGAAGGAATTGGCACCGCTGGGGGCGTTGGGGTCCAGC
This genomic stretch from Hymenobacter sp. PAMC 26628 harbors:
- a CDS encoding DUF4197 domain-containing protein; this encodes MSTRLATLLLTAGLLTAAPAVRAQTTKKTTTTTKTMAAKTAAAKAAATKAAAAKTAAAKAAAAKVAAAKAVATPAPAPVAPLTEAEASAGIKDALNKGVTKAVEFASEKDGFNLNDDIHIPFPEDMVLMKSTLGRLPGMSTVVSTFETQLNRAAEAAAPKAKDIFLSALTNISLTDALSLVTSSSTDAATQFLRKSTEAQLVAAFKPDITAAISQVGAEAAYTKMTTQYNRIPLMTPVQTDLSAYTTQKAVDGIFILMAQEEAKIRRNPAARTTDLLKRVFATK
- a CDS encoding dihydrolipoamide acetyltransferase family protein; amino-acid sequence: MARVEMTMPKMGESIMEGTVLKWLKQVGDAIEQDESVLEVATDKVDTEVPATHAGTLAEILVQEGQVVAVGAPIAVIETEVGAAASATPGAPAPAAQAAAPASTNGSAPAPEVPYLPEPDDPEAVQAAGGAPHQPGRFLSPLVLSIAREEGVSLSALEYLPGTGKENRVTKKDILDYVAAGKPSLVPQAPVATPPAPLEPAPAPRPAAPAPVAAPVPNANDQAPAAKPVPSVSGGQELIEMDRMRKMIAQRMVDSKRIAPHVTSFVEADVTELVNWRNKHKDAYKKREGENLTFTPLFIQAVARAIQDFPNINVSVDGDYIIKKKDINIGIAVALPSGNLIVPVIHKADQLNLNGLSKKVNDLANRARANKLTPADLESGTYTLSNVGSFGNIMGTPIIMQPQVAIMAVGAIKKKPAVIETPQGDLIGVRQFMFLSHSYDHRVVDGSLGGMFVRKVADYLEQFDPNTTI
- the lpxA gene encoding acyl-ACP--UDP-N-acetylglucosamine O-acyltransferase, encoding MISPLAHIHPDARLAPGVTVEPFTTIAADVEIGEGTWVGPNVTIMAGARIGAHCQIFPGAVVSAIPQDLKFAGEHTTAHVGDYTVLRECVTVNRGTVDRGRTVVGAHCLLQAYVHVAHDCVVGDHCVISNAVQLAGHVQVGDWAILGGMTAIHQFVSVGAHAFIGGGSLVRKDVPPFVKAAREPLTYAGVNSVGLRRRGFSEQQILEIQDLYRIVFLSGQNTQEALARIEAEVPASTQRELAVAFVRAASRGIIKGPGKKGLDEGAD
- a CDS encoding ABC transporter ATP-binding protein, translating into MTTDSYLHIDATGLGKRYQRDWIYRGLTRTFRPGSATAVLGPNGAGKSTLLNTLSGQLLPTEGTLAYTLAGQPLAVEDVPRHLAYAAPYLDLLEELTLTELLRFHTQFKPLRPGVSLDGLVGIMYLEGARQRLVREFSSGMKQRLKLGLALYADAPLLLLDEPTTNLDATGAAWFQEHVRATRAGRTVLLSSNVPAEYAFCDEELLVTDFQAARPR
- a CDS encoding competence/damage-inducible protein A, translated to MPPASSRPAPPDVEIMTIGDELLYGQVVDTNSAFMGQELAKIGLRVRQISSVSDRADEIVGALDQARQRARVVLITGGLGPTKDDLTKHVLARYFGSELVMDEPTLAHVTEFFRRYNRPMLDVNRQQALVPANCQVLFNAVGTAPGMWFEDQGTVFVSMPGVPFEMKKLMTDEVLPRLRARFALAPIEHVVVMTVGLGESYLAEKITDWEDALPPNFKLAYLPSLGAVRLRLTGSDDGQADLRGRMLALLPALRERAGPYIFAEEETTLEAAIGQLLLAKGLTLATAESCTGGLVAHRITGVPGSSSYFRGSVVAYHNDIKMSELNVPAETLATSGAVSEATVRAMAEGARQRLGASVAVATSGIAGPGGGTPEKPVGTICFAVADAQGTVSRQISFDRGRALNITYTAQSVLALLWQRLTGQA